The following coding sequences are from one Pyramidobacter piscolens W5455 window:
- a CDS encoding NADPH-dependent FMN reductase, which translates to MRSILLVIGSLRKNSFNRQLAQVISSELAGKATVSTLRFDDIPYMNQDIEWPAPETVRRVRETVAAADGVWIVTPEYNFNFPGLLKNLLDWLSRPTVQGDYKSAATYKKKVTISGAGGKNATANSRARLTELLEFMRTDVMPGGGTGVAVNMDAFKTDKVVFTEEQLCLLHEQVEAFLAFLG; encoded by the coding sequence ATGCGCAGCATTCTGCTCGTTATCGGTTCGCTGAGAAAAAACTCTTTCAACCGCCAGCTGGCTCAGGTGATCTCTTCCGAACTGGCAGGGAAAGCCACCGTTTCCACGCTGCGGTTTGACGACATCCCCTACATGAATCAGGACATCGAATGGCCCGCGCCCGAAACGGTGCGCCGCGTCCGCGAGACCGTGGCCGCCGCGGACGGCGTGTGGATCGTCACGCCGGAATACAACTTCAATTTTCCCGGCCTGCTCAAGAACTTGCTCGACTGGCTTTCGCGCCCGACGGTGCAGGGCGATTACAAGAGCGCCGCGACGTACAAGAAAAAAGTCACAATCAGCGGCGCCGGCGGCAAAAACGCCACGGCCAATTCGCGGGCGCGCCTGACCGAGCTGCTCGAGTTCATGCGCACGGACGTGATGCCCGGCGGCGGCACGGGCGTCGCCGTGAACATGGACGCCTTCAAGACCGACAAGGTCGTCTTCACCGAAGAACAGCTTTGCCTCCTGCACGAACAGGTCGAGGCATTCCTGGCGTTTCTGGGATAG